Proteins encoded in a region of the Agromyces protaetiae genome:
- a CDS encoding DUF6157 family protein, producing the protein MGSTNYTGTFIQVADDCPVETASAPPVSGKALTVAALQYALISAHPYEFTSDDVLFEVYATRQSIPFEDRTAAREAFFAKDQACMRASPLGKRYGWGIHHDDDGRIALVPLGSDEYRSFAADSSKKQLKAMRSKRA; encoded by the coding sequence GTGGGAAGCACGAACTACACCGGCACTTTCATCCAGGTTGCAGACGACTGCCCGGTCGAGACGGCGAGTGCACCGCCTGTCAGCGGCAAGGCTCTGACCGTGGCGGCGTTGCAGTACGCGCTCATCTCAGCACATCCTTACGAGTTCACCAGCGACGATGTGCTGTTTGAGGTGTATGCGACCCGCCAATCCATACCCTTCGAGGATCGCACCGCCGCGCGGGAGGCGTTCTTCGCCAAAGACCAGGCCTGCATGCGAGCCTCTCCGCTGGGTAAGCGGTACGGCTGGGGCATCCATCACGACGACGACGGCCGGATTGCTCTCGTGCCGCTCGGCTCCGACGAATACCGATCCTTTGCCGCTGATTCCTCGAAGAAGCAGCTCAAAGCGATGCGCTCGAAGCGAGCCTGA
- a CDS encoding helix-turn-helix domain-containing protein yields the protein MTVSRDARERSITDSERSGVLYPDRLARYAASWIAPDPAVSAVVDQYWHVSWALDEGERLDQPIIDLPAVNVTVEEGDVPAPLVVTGVHGRAWRRIIQGTGQVFAIRLRPAGLAVLSDLAPPHVADATVPLTAMLDSRLHTLMRTIAAGSDPGERARAADRAIAGVLMKHAPTPAGLLANEVLDELRDRIHRRIGPTLAERFARSERTIQRACIDTLGHGPKWLSRRIRLQEVALTLATRPDDDLAAIAADLGYTDQSHLTRDLRAATGITPDAYRRALHDLTT from the coding sequence GTGACCGTCAGCCGTGATGCGCGTGAGCGCTCGATCACCGACTCAGAGCGATCCGGTGTGCTCTATCCGGATCGGCTGGCACGATATGCCGCGAGTTGGATCGCACCCGATCCGGCCGTGTCGGCGGTGGTCGATCAGTACTGGCATGTCTCGTGGGCACTGGATGAGGGCGAACGGTTGGATCAGCCGATCATCGACTTGCCCGCGGTGAACGTGACCGTCGAGGAGGGCGATGTGCCTGCACCGCTTGTGGTCACCGGGGTGCATGGTCGTGCGTGGCGACGCATCATCCAGGGCACCGGGCAGGTATTCGCGATCCGGCTACGGCCGGCAGGGCTGGCTGTGCTCAGCGATCTCGCCCCGCCGCACGTGGCCGATGCCACAGTACCGCTCACCGCCATGCTCGACTCTCGCCTGCATACGCTCATGCGCACCATCGCCGCCGGTTCCGACCCCGGCGAACGCGCACGAGCGGCAGACCGCGCGATCGCAGGCGTTCTTATGAAGCACGCACCGACACCGGCGGGATTGCTCGCGAACGAGGTGTTGGACGAGTTGCGGGATCGCATCCACCGGAGAATCGGCCCGACGCTTGCTGAGCGTTTCGCGCGGAGCGAGCGGACTATTCAGCGCGCCTGCATCGACACGCTGGGGCATGGGCCGAAGTGGTTGAGCCGTCGTATCCGCCTCCAGGAAGTCGCCCTCACCCTGGCTACCCGGCCCGATGACGATCTCGCGGCTATCGCTGCAGATCTTGGCTACACCGATCAGTCTCACCTCACACGCGATCTCCGAGCTGCCACCGGCATCACCCCCGATGCCTATCGCCGAGCCCTCCACGACTTGACGACCTGA
- a CDS encoding M20/M25/M40 family metallo-hydrolase — protein sequence MAEASVTETPAIELSETAIIARDLIRLDTVNFGEGRSNGEREAAEYVEARLRTLGLAPELFESAPGRASVVARVPGRNPEKPALVLHGHLDVVPADPRKWTVDPFGGEIKDGMLWGRGAVDMKDMDAMILTALGDVLDGGGQPERDLVVAFFADEEAGGQFGASWLVDTHPELFAGATEAISEVGGYSIEVGGQRAYLLQTGEKSLLWIRLVAHGVAAHGSRLIRENAITRLAAAIARLGEREWPLRLTDTTEELLGEIARVLGVDPAETAPDELALAAGSASGFITATLRTTANPTGLTAGYKHNVIPDRAEALVDIRTLPGEEDAVLAEVQRLVGDDIEIEIVHRDVGLESPTSGPLVDAVRRSLQAHDPGAPVFPYLLSGGTDNKSLSRLGIRGYGFAPLRLPSDLDFPALFHGVDERVPLDALTFGSRVLRDLLRDY from the coding sequence ATGGCCGAGGCATCCGTCACCGAGACCCCCGCGATCGAGCTGTCCGAGACCGCGATCATCGCACGCGATCTCATCCGTCTCGACACCGTGAACTTCGGCGAGGGGCGCTCAAATGGCGAGCGCGAGGCCGCCGAGTATGTCGAGGCGCGGCTGCGCACGCTCGGTCTGGCGCCCGAGCTCTTCGAATCCGCCCCCGGCCGAGCGAGCGTGGTCGCACGCGTGCCCGGCCGGAACCCCGAGAAGCCCGCGCTGGTGCTGCACGGGCACCTCGACGTCGTCCCCGCCGACCCGCGAAAATGGACCGTCGACCCGTTCGGCGGCGAGATCAAGGACGGCATGCTCTGGGGTCGCGGCGCCGTCGACATGAAGGACATGGACGCCATGATCCTGACCGCGCTCGGCGACGTGCTCGACGGCGGCGGCCAGCCCGAGCGTGACCTCGTCGTGGCGTTCTTCGCCGACGAGGAGGCCGGCGGTCAGTTCGGCGCGAGCTGGCTCGTCGACACGCACCCCGAACTCTTCGCCGGCGCGACCGAGGCGATCAGCGAGGTCGGCGGGTACTCGATCGAGGTCGGCGGGCAACGCGCGTACCTGCTGCAGACGGGGGAGAAGTCCCTGCTCTGGATCCGGCTCGTGGCGCACGGTGTCGCCGCGCACGGCTCCCGGCTCATCCGAGAGAACGCCATCACTCGGCTCGCCGCCGCGATCGCGCGGCTCGGCGAGCGCGAGTGGCCGCTGCGGCTCACCGACACGACCGAGGAGCTGCTCGGCGAGATCGCGCGGGTGCTCGGCGTGGATCCGGCAGAGACGGCACCCGACGAGCTGGCCCTCGCGGCCGGCTCCGCCTCCGGATTCATCACCGCGACGCTGCGCACCACGGCCAATCCCACCGGGCTCACCGCCGGGTACAAGCACAATGTGATCCCCGACCGGGCCGAGGCGCTCGTCGACATCCGCACGCTGCCAGGCGAAGAGGACGCGGTGCTCGCCGAGGTGCAGCGCCTCGTCGGCGACGACATCGAGATCGAGATCGTGCACCGCGACGTCGGCCTCGAGTCGCCCACGTCCGGCCCGCTCGTCGACGCCGTGCGCCGCTCGCTGCAGGCCCACGATCCGGGCGCACCGGTCTTCCCGTACCTGCTCTCGGGCGGCACCGACAACAAGTCGCTCAGCCGCCTCGGCATCCGCGGGTACGGCTTCGCGCCGTTGCGCCTGCCGAGCGACCTCGACTTCCCGGCGCTCTTCCACGGGGTTGACGAGCGTGTGCCGCTCGACGCGCTAACCTTCGGTAGTCGGGTCCTTCGGGATCTGCTTCGCGACTACTGA